From a single Pempheris klunzingeri isolate RE-2024b chromosome 2, fPemKlu1.hap1, whole genome shotgun sequence genomic region:
- the mapkapk3 gene encoding MAP kinase-activated protein kinase 3 isoform X1, giving the protein MLQNGNDKEKPLQAPKAEPETDSPGSDSKQQPPQLPAPPPAADREEAKSESHFPMPVYPKLEIKRNAVTDDYKISSQVLGLGINGKVLQCFNKKTGEKCALKILYDSPKARREVELHWRVSTGPYIVHILSLYENMHHGKKCLLIIMECMEGGELFSRIQARGDQAFTEKEASEIMRDIGTAIDFLHNINIAHRDIKPENLLYTNKESNGTLKLTDFGFAKETTLHNPLQTPCYTPYYVAPEVLGPEKYDKSCDMWSLGVIMYILLCGFPPFYSNTGQAISPGMKRRIRMGQYEFPNPEWAEVSQEAKDLIHQLLKTDPNERMTITQFTNHPWINQSMVVPSTPLHTTRVLTEDSELWEDVKEEMTSALATMRVDYDQVKIKDLDTSSNPLLNKRRKKAAAGAKSGSTVCQSQ; this is encoded by the exons ATGCTCCAAAATGGAAACGACAAGGAGAAACCGCTGCAAGCGCCAAAGGCTGAGCCAGAGACGGACTCCCCGGGGAGCGACTCCAAGCAGCAGCCGCCGCAGCTGCCCGCTCCCCCCCCTGCCGCCGACAGAGAGGAAGCGAAAAGCGAGTCACACTTCCCCATGCCCGTTTATCCCAAACTGGAGATAAAGCGCAACGCAGTGACGGACGATTATAAGATCTCCAGTCAGGTCCTGGGCTTGGGGATCAACGGGAAAGTCCTTCAGTGCTTCAACAAGAAGACTGGAGAGAAGTGCGCACTGAAG ATTCTCTATGACAGCCCCAAAGCGAGACGAGAGGTGGAGCTCCACTGGCGAGTTTCCACAGGCCCGTATATTGTCCACATCCTCAGCCTGTATGAAAACATGCATCATGGGAAGAAGTGCCTGCTCATCATCATGGAGTG tatggagggaggagagctgtTCAGCCGTATCCAGGCCAGAGGAGACCAGGCCTTCACTGAGAAAG AGGCTTCAGAGATCATGAGGGACATCGGCACGGCCATCGACTTCCTCCACAACATTAACATCGCGCACAGAGACATCAAG CCAGAGAACCTGCTGTACACCAATAAAGAGAGCAACGGGACCCTCAAATTAACAGACTTTGGCTTTGCTAAGGAGACCACGCTACACAACCCTCTACAGACCCCCTGTTATACGCCGTACTACGTGG CCCCTGAGGTTTTGGGTCCGGAGAAATATGACAAGTCATGTGACATGTGGTCTCTGGGCGTCATCATGTACATCCT GCTGTGTGGCTTCCCTCCGTTTTACTCCAACACGGGCCAGGCCATTTCTCCGGGAATGAAGAGGAGGATCAGGATGGGCCAGTACGAATTCCCCAACCCGGAGTGGGCCGAGGTGTCACAGGAGG CAAAGGATTTGATTCACCAGCTACTGAAGACGGACCCTAACGAGAGAATGACCATCACTCAGTTCACGAACCACCCCTGGATTAAT CAGTCCATGGTGGTTCCCTCCACTCCACTTCACACCACCCGGGTTCTGACTGAGGACAGTGAGCTGTGGGAGGACGTGAAG GAGGAGATGACCAGCGCCTTGGCGACCATGCGCGTCGACTACGACCAGGTGAAGATCAAAGACCTGGACACCTCCAGCAACCCGCTGCTCAACAAGAGACGCAAGAAGGCCGCTGCGGGGGCCAAGAGCGGGTCCACGGTCTGCCAGAGTCAGTGA
- the mapkapk3 gene encoding MAP kinase-activated protein kinase 3 isoform X2: MLQNGNDKEKPLQAPKAEPETDSPGSDSKQQPPQLPAPPPAADREEAKSESHFPMPVYPKLEIKRNAVTDDYKISSQVLGLGINGKVLQCFNKKTGEKCALKILYDSPKARREVELHWRVSTGPYIVHILSLYENMHHGKKCLLIIMECMEGGELFSRIQARGDQAFTEKEASEIMRDIGTAIDFLHNINIAHRDIKPENLLYTNKESNGTLKLTDFGFAKETTLHNPLQTPCYTPYYVAPEVLGPEKYDKSCDMWSLGVIMYILLCGFPPFYSNTGQAISPGMKRRIRMGQYEFPNPEWAEVSQEAKDLIHQLLKTDPNERMTITQFTNHPWINSMVVPSTPLHTTRVLTEDSELWEDVKEEMTSALATMRVDYDQVKIKDLDTSSNPLLNKRRKKAAAGAKSGSTVCQSQ, translated from the exons ATGCTCCAAAATGGAAACGACAAGGAGAAACCGCTGCAAGCGCCAAAGGCTGAGCCAGAGACGGACTCCCCGGGGAGCGACTCCAAGCAGCAGCCGCCGCAGCTGCCCGCTCCCCCCCCTGCCGCCGACAGAGAGGAAGCGAAAAGCGAGTCACACTTCCCCATGCCCGTTTATCCCAAACTGGAGATAAAGCGCAACGCAGTGACGGACGATTATAAGATCTCCAGTCAGGTCCTGGGCTTGGGGATCAACGGGAAAGTCCTTCAGTGCTTCAACAAGAAGACTGGAGAGAAGTGCGCACTGAAG ATTCTCTATGACAGCCCCAAAGCGAGACGAGAGGTGGAGCTCCACTGGCGAGTTTCCACAGGCCCGTATATTGTCCACATCCTCAGCCTGTATGAAAACATGCATCATGGGAAGAAGTGCCTGCTCATCATCATGGAGTG tatggagggaggagagctgtTCAGCCGTATCCAGGCCAGAGGAGACCAGGCCTTCACTGAGAAAG AGGCTTCAGAGATCATGAGGGACATCGGCACGGCCATCGACTTCCTCCACAACATTAACATCGCGCACAGAGACATCAAG CCAGAGAACCTGCTGTACACCAATAAAGAGAGCAACGGGACCCTCAAATTAACAGACTTTGGCTTTGCTAAGGAGACCACGCTACACAACCCTCTACAGACCCCCTGTTATACGCCGTACTACGTGG CCCCTGAGGTTTTGGGTCCGGAGAAATATGACAAGTCATGTGACATGTGGTCTCTGGGCGTCATCATGTACATCCT GCTGTGTGGCTTCCCTCCGTTTTACTCCAACACGGGCCAGGCCATTTCTCCGGGAATGAAGAGGAGGATCAGGATGGGCCAGTACGAATTCCCCAACCCGGAGTGGGCCGAGGTGTCACAGGAGG CAAAGGATTTGATTCACCAGCTACTGAAGACGGACCCTAACGAGAGAATGACCATCACTCAGTTCACGAACCACCCCTGGATTAAT TCCATGGTGGTTCCCTCCACTCCACTTCACACCACCCGGGTTCTGACTGAGGACAGTGAGCTGTGGGAGGACGTGAAG GAGGAGATGACCAGCGCCTTGGCGACCATGCGCGTCGACTACGACCAGGTGAAGATCAAAGACCTGGACACCTCCAGCAACCCGCTGCTCAACAAGAGACGCAAGAAGGCCGCTGCGGGGGCCAAGAGCGGGTCCACGGTCTGCCAGAGTCAGTGA